Proteins from a single region of Cryptococcus neoformans var. grubii H99 chromosome 5, complete sequence:
- a CDS encoding phosphatidylserine decarboxylase — protein sequence MDPISDPSTQKSSRAVHALPEELGKPLEDSLDHIVSNSKAVRGARKDQLAPSELRSDAVHSHGPQATHWIARFFPSEETLDHLFAMEHMGNYVIDRMTGKKFFETMPIYVRIGMHLLFVSGNSYMSYTSVEKLLREKSIKQGQTYDQTGPDVEEHIKSFIKTYDLPLDELLVKDLSQYPTFNSFFSRRLIATARPITSVGDPTVVISAADCRLTVYQTVDQAKKFWIKGQQFTLPNLLTGNDVADTTFKAIQEDDESALSIHRLAPQDYHRFHSPVEGIIVAIKDIDGELYTVNPQAINEDLNVFTLNKRSIMLIHANLGSGRESVPIAFVAIGAMLVGSIGWSKKPGDKVCKGEELGWFQYGGSTTITVFSKSAGIEFDKDLVENSKKQMETLVRVGMEIGKCSAAVK from the exons ATGGACCCCATATCAGACCCTTCGACTCAGAAATCTTCTCGTGCTGTCCACGCTTTGCCTGAAGAGCTCGGCAAACCACTCGAGGACTCGCTCGACCATATTGTGTCCAACTCGAAAGCCGTCAGGGGAGCCCGGAAAGATCAGCTTGCTC CAAGCGAGCTGAGATCGGACGCCGTTCATTCCCATGGTCCCCAGGCTACACATTGGATAGCAAGGTTCTTCCCTTCCGAGGAGACTCTAGATCAC CTCTTTGCCATGGAGCATATGG GTAATTACGTGATTGATCGTATGACTGGGAAGAAATTCTTTGAAACAATGCCGATCT ATGTGCGCATCGGTATGCatcttctgtttgtttcaGGT AACAGCTACATGTCATATACATCTGTTGAAAAGCTTTTGCGAGAAAAGTCCATCAAAC AGGGGCAGACGTATGATCAGACTGGACCCGACGTGGAGGAACATATAAAGTCATTCATTAAAACATATGACCTGCCTCTTGACGAGCTTTTGGTAAAAGATTTGAGCCAGTACCCA ACATTCAACTCGTTCTTTTCCCGTCGTCTGATCGCCACCGCGCGACCAATCACCTCCGTGGGAGACCCAACCGTTGTTATCTCAGCTGCCGACTGTCGGTTGACAGTGTACCAGACAGTTGACCAGGCCAAGAAGTTCTG GATCAAGGGGCAGCAATTCACGCTTCCGAACCTCTTGACTGGGAACGATGTCGCAGACACGACATTCAAAGCAATacaggaggatgatgaatcCGCTCTTTCAATCCACAGATTGGCACCACAGGATTACCATAGATTCCATTCACCCGTGGAAGGTATAATTGTTGCTATCAAAGATATCGATG GAGAACTGTACA CTGTGAACCCTCAGGCTATCAATGAAG ATCTCAATGTCTTCACTTTGAACAAGCGTTCTATTATGCTTATCCACGCCAACCTTGGATCCGGTCGAGAAAGTGTTCCCATTGCGTTCGTGGCTATAGGCG CAATGCTTGTCGGCTCCATCGGCTGGTCCAAAAAGCCAGGTGATAAGGTCTGCAAAGGTGAAGAGCTGGGCTGGTTTCAGTATGGCGGGTCCACCACCATCACAGTCTTTTCGAAATCAGCCGGAATTGAATTTGACAAGGATCTCGTTGAAAATAGCAAGAAACAGATGGAGACCTTGGTACGGGTTGGAATGGAAATCGGGAAATGTAGCGCGGCAGTTAAATAG